From the genome of Ananas comosus cultivar F153 linkage group 16, ASM154086v1, whole genome shotgun sequence, one region includes:
- the LOC109722171 gene encoding NADPH-dependent diflavin oxidoreductase 1 isoform X3, which yields MFWRFSQIQRRATEKESLDPSQNGVVHPIKLRSFVALAMDIASASPRRYFFEVMSFYATAEHEKEKLQHFASPEGRDDLYQYNQKERRTVLEVLEDFPSVQMPFEWLVQLVPPLKKRAFSISSSPLAHPNQVHLTVNIVSWTTPFKRKRHGLCSTWLVALDPQESRGVVIPSWIHRGCLPPPPPSLPLILIGPGTGCAPFRAFIEQRAVQNTKGPTSPVLFFFGCRSQESDFLYEHFWLSHSQNHGVLSKEKGGGFFVAFSRDQPKKIYVQHKIREESARIWRLLNAGAAIYIAGSSTKMPTDVTSAVEDVIVKESGMSKESASRWLRALEKAGRFNTEAWS from the exons ATGTTCTGGAGATTCTCCCAG ATTCAGCGCAGAGCTACAGAGAAGGAATCTCTTGATCCAAGCCAGAATGGCGTGGTTCATCCTATTAAACTAAGATCCTTTGTTGCATTGGCAATGGACATCGCATCAGCATCTCCTCGACGGTATTTCTTTGAG GTGATGAGCTTTTATGCCACTGCCGAACATGAGAAGGAAAAGCTCCAACACTTTGCCTCTCCTGAAGGAAGGGATGATCTATACCAGTATAACCAGAAGGAGCGTAGAACTGTTTTAGAG GTACTAGAAGATTTTCCATCTGTGCAAATGCCATTTGAGTGGCTGGTACAGCTAGTCCCTCCACTAAAGAAAAGAGCATTTTCTATATCTTCCTCTCCCTTGGCCCATCCGAATCAAGTGCACCTAACTGTTAATATAGTCTCATGGACGACACCTTTCAAGAGGAAGCGGCATGGTCTCTGCTCCACGTGGCTAGTGGCACTCGATCCACAAGAGAGTAGAG GAGTCGTCATCCCTTCTTGGATCCACCGAGGCTGTTTGCCTCCACCACCTCCATCTCTTCCACTTATACTCATCGGCCCAGGAACTGGCTGTGCACCATTCCGAGCATTTATAGAACAAAGGGCAGTACAAAATACAAAAGGGCCAACTTCCCCAgttctcttcttcttcggctgtaGGAGTCAGGAAAGCGACTTCCTATATGAGCACTTCTGGTTATCTCATTCTCAGAACCACGGAGTTTTATCCAAGGAGAAGGGTGGTGGCTTCTTTGTGGCTTTCTCTAGAGATCAGCCGAAAAAGATCTATGTGCAGCATAAGATTAGGGAAGAAAGTGCGAGAATTTGGAGGCTGTTGAATGCAGGAGCTGCGATATATATTGCTGGGTCTTCCACGAAAATGCCCACAGATGTTACTTCGGCAGTTGAAGACGTTATTGTGAAAGAGAGCGGGATGTCAAAAGAGTCGGCTTCGAGATGGCTCAGGGCATTGGAAAAAGCTGGTAGATTCAATACCGAAGCATGGTCGtga
- the LOC109722507 gene encoding probable WRKY transcription factor 27 — protein sequence MEVNNNWDWDLNAVVRSCCFSTPPAVTTFDPFPLLPTPVSEEEFANEEKGELLLLSEIMRGDQVSLVEHDELCESFLFDIDHEKLFQKPQPVVSFSTTTTLKEQSQRSTHQPLARSPRPKRSQKKQHKRVVCHVPDDGLSPDLWSWRKYGQKPIKGSPYPRGYYRCSSSKGCVARKQVERSPTDPTVLVVTYTAEHNHPMPTHRNSLAGTTRQKFPPPSPPPPPPPVSSSVSNCNMPYWSPNSLSAEEVVFSPIATSTASGRKDLGEEMDVDDMLFMGADGMSDAASMEPFLMEKVGFGSPFLCSRDMVGHRQSCSN from the exons ATGGAGGTGAACAACAACTGGGACTGGGATCTCAATGCAGTGGTGAGAAGCTGCTGCTTCTCTACACCACCCGCGGTGACGACGTTCGATCCGTTTCCCTTGCTCCCTACGCCGGTTAGTGAAGAAGAGTTCGCGAACgaagagaaaggagagcttTTGCTTTTGTCTGAGATCATGAGAGGAGATCAAGTTTCTTTGGTCGAGCATGATGAGCTTTGTGAgtcatttttatttgatattgatCACGAGAAACTGTTTCAGAAGCCGCAACCAGTGGTCTCATTTTCCACCACCACGACTTTAAAAGAACAGTCGCAGCGGAGTACTCATCAGCCTCTCGCTCGTAGTCCCCGTCCCAAAAGAAG TCAAAAGAAGCAGCACAAAAGAGTCGTGTGCCACGTCCCCGATGACGGCCTCTCTCCCGACCTATGGTCATGGCGAAAATACGGCCAAAAACCCATCAAGGGTTCTCCCTATCCCCG GGGATACTACAGGTGTAGTAGCTCGAAAGGGTGCGTGGCGCGAAAGCAGGTCGAACGGAGCCCGACGGACCCAACGGTGCTCGTTGTTACGTACACGGCGGAGCACAACCACCCTATGCCGACCCACCGCAACTCCCTCGCGGGAACCACACGCCAAAAGtttcctccaccttctcctcctcctcctcctccgcccgtCTCCTCCTCCGTCTCTAACTGTAACATGCCGTATTGGAGCCCGAACTCGTTATCGGCGGAAGAAGTAGTGTTCTCGCCGATTGCAACTTCTACAGCTAGCGGACGGAAAGACTTAGGCGAGGAGATGGATGTTGATGATATGTTGTTTATGGGAGCGGATGGGATGAGCGACGCGGCGAGCATGGAGCCCTTCTTGATGGAAAAAGTAGGATTTGGATCGCCATTTTTGTGCTCGCGCGACATGGTTGGACATCGCCAGAGCTGCAGCAACTGA
- the LOC109722171 gene encoding NADPH-dependent diflavin oxidoreductase 1 isoform X2 has translation MSDILHPEMRTLENSKFQVIYHSADSVQQDSDMSEHPENFVKLIERARLMSPALQCHDEEKPHHLLRMVTNKRLTKEAYDRDVRHFELESLSSVIDFQVGDVLEILPGQNPSVVDAFLRRCNLDPDCCITIQRRATEKESLDPSQNGVVHPIKLRSFVALAMDIASASPRRYFFEVMSFYATAEHEKEKLQHFASPEGRDDLYQYNQKERRTVLEVLEDFPSVQMPFEWLVQLVPPLKKRAFSISSSPLAHPNQVHLTVNIVSWTTPFKRKRHGLCSTWLVALDPQESRGVVIPSWIHRGCLPPPPPSLPLILIGPGTGCAPFRAFIEQRAVQNTKGPTSPVLFFFGCRSQESDFLYEHFWLSHSQNHGVLSKEKGGGFFVAFSRDQPKKIYVQHKIREESARIWRLLNAGAAIYIAGSSTKMPTDVTSAVEDVIVKESGMSKESASRWLRALEKAGRFNTEAWS, from the exons ATGTCAGATATTTTGCATCCAGAAATGAGAACTTTGGAGAATTCAAAGTTTCAGGTCATTTACCATTCAGCCGACTCAGTGCAACAAGATTCAGACATGTcag AACATCCTGAGAACTTTGTGAAGCTGATTGAGAGAGCTCGCTTGATGTCTCCTGCACTTCAGTGTCATGATGAGGAGAAGCCCCATCACTTATTAAGGATG GTGACAAATAAACGATTAACCAAGGAGGCCTATGATAGAGATGTGCGCCATTTTGAATTGGAGTCTCTGtcttct GTCATTGATTTTCAAGTAGGCGATGTTCTGGAGATTCTCCCAGGTCAGAATCCAAGCGTTGTTGATGCCTTCTTACGACGCTGTAATCTAGACCCTGATTGTTGCATCACA ATTCAGCGCAGAGCTACAGAGAAGGAATCTCTTGATCCAAGCCAGAATGGCGTGGTTCATCCTATTAAACTAAGATCCTTTGTTGCATTGGCAATGGACATCGCATCAGCATCTCCTCGACGGTATTTCTTTGAG GTGATGAGCTTTTATGCCACTGCCGAACATGAGAAGGAAAAGCTCCAACACTTTGCCTCTCCTGAAGGAAGGGATGATCTATACCAGTATAACCAGAAGGAGCGTAGAACTGTTTTAGAG GTACTAGAAGATTTTCCATCTGTGCAAATGCCATTTGAGTGGCTGGTACAGCTAGTCCCTCCACTAAAGAAAAGAGCATTTTCTATATCTTCCTCTCCCTTGGCCCATCCGAATCAAGTGCACCTAACTGTTAATATAGTCTCATGGACGACACCTTTCAAGAGGAAGCGGCATGGTCTCTGCTCCACGTGGCTAGTGGCACTCGATCCACAAGAGAGTAGAG GAGTCGTCATCCCTTCTTGGATCCACCGAGGCTGTTTGCCTCCACCACCTCCATCTCTTCCACTTATACTCATCGGCCCAGGAACTGGCTGTGCACCATTCCGAGCATTTATAGAACAAAGGGCAGTACAAAATACAAAAGGGCCAACTTCCCCAgttctcttcttcttcggctgtaGGAGTCAGGAAAGCGACTTCCTATATGAGCACTTCTGGTTATCTCATTCTCAGAACCACGGAGTTTTATCCAAGGAGAAGGGTGGTGGCTTCTTTGTGGCTTTCTCTAGAGATCAGCCGAAAAAGATCTATGTGCAGCATAAGATTAGGGAAGAAAGTGCGAGAATTTGGAGGCTGTTGAATGCAGGAGCTGCGATATATATTGCTGGGTCTTCCACGAAAATGCCCACAGATGTTACTTCGGCAGTTGAAGACGTTATTGTGAAAGAGAGCGGGATGTCAAAAGAGTCGGCTTCGAGATGGCTCAGGGCATTGGAAAAAGCTGGTAGATTCAATACCGAAGCATGGTCGtga
- the LOC109722171 gene encoding NADPH-dependent diflavin oxidoreductase 1 isoform X1, producing the protein MAMEPRRLLVLYASQTGNAMDAAERVGREAELGGCAAVEVVSMDRFDAGCLPKERVVVFVVSTTGQGDPPDSMKVFWRFLLQRNLGNQWLEGLNYAVFGLGDSGYQKYNFAAKKLDRRLVDLGAKPIIEKGLGDDQHPSGYEGALDPWLLSLWRTLNQIYPSILPRMSDILHPEMRTLENSKFQVIYHSADSVQQDSDMSEHPENFVKLIERARLMSPALQCHDEEKPHHLLRMVTNKRLTKEAYDRDVRHFELESLSSVIDFQVGDVLEILPGQNPSVVDAFLRRCNLDPDCCITIQRRATEKESLDPSQNGVVHPIKLRSFVALAMDIASASPRRYFFEVMSFYATAEHEKEKLQHFASPEGRDDLYQYNQKERRTVLEVLEDFPSVQMPFEWLVQLVPPLKKRAFSISSSPLAHPNQVHLTVNIVSWTTPFKRKRHGLCSTWLVALDPQESRGVVIPSWIHRGCLPPPPPSLPLILIGPGTGCAPFRAFIEQRAVQNTKGPTSPVLFFFGCRSQESDFLYEHFWLSHSQNHGVLSKEKGGGFFVAFSRDQPKKIYVQHKIREESARIWRLLNAGAAIYIAGSSTKMPTDVTSAVEDVIVKESGMSKESASRWLRALEKAGRFNTEAWS; encoded by the exons ATGGCGATGGAGCCGCGGCGATTGCTCGTCCTCTACGCTTCCCAAACGGGGAACGCCATGGACGCCGCCGAGCGCGTGGGGAGGGAGGCGGAGCTTGGGGGTTGCGCCGCGGTGGAGGTCGTGTCCATGGATCGCTTCGATGCG GGTTGTTTACCGAAGGAGCGTGTTGTAGTTTTCGTGGTGTCGACGACGGGGCAAGGGGATCCACCGGATTCCATGAAG GTTTTTTGGAGGTTTCTTTTACAGAGGAATCTCGGTAACCAGTGGTTGGAAGGATTGAACTATGCTGTATTTGGGCTGGGGGACTCCGGATACCAAAAATACAAT TTTGCAGCGAAGAAGCTGGACAGAAGGCTTGTGGATCTTGGGGCTAAACCAATTATTGAAAAAGGTTTGGGAGACGATCAGCACCCTTCAGG GTATGAAGGTGCTTTAGACCCATGGTTGTTGTCTTTGTGGAGGACACTGAATCAAATATATCCATCGATTTTACCACGGATGTCAGATATTTTGCATCCAGAAATGAGAACTTTGGAGAATTCAAAGTTTCAGGTCATTTACCATTCAGCCGACTCAGTGCAACAAGATTCAGACATGTcag AACATCCTGAGAACTTTGTGAAGCTGATTGAGAGAGCTCGCTTGATGTCTCCTGCACTTCAGTGTCATGATGAGGAGAAGCCCCATCACTTATTAAGGATG GTGACAAATAAACGATTAACCAAGGAGGCCTATGATAGAGATGTGCGCCATTTTGAATTGGAGTCTCTGtcttct GTCATTGATTTTCAAGTAGGCGATGTTCTGGAGATTCTCCCAGGTCAGAATCCAAGCGTTGTTGATGCCTTCTTACGACGCTGTAATCTAGACCCTGATTGTTGCATCACA ATTCAGCGCAGAGCTACAGAGAAGGAATCTCTTGATCCAAGCCAGAATGGCGTGGTTCATCCTATTAAACTAAGATCCTTTGTTGCATTGGCAATGGACATCGCATCAGCATCTCCTCGACGGTATTTCTTTGAG GTGATGAGCTTTTATGCCACTGCCGAACATGAGAAGGAAAAGCTCCAACACTTTGCCTCTCCTGAAGGAAGGGATGATCTATACCAGTATAACCAGAAGGAGCGTAGAACTGTTTTAGAG GTACTAGAAGATTTTCCATCTGTGCAAATGCCATTTGAGTGGCTGGTACAGCTAGTCCCTCCACTAAAGAAAAGAGCATTTTCTATATCTTCCTCTCCCTTGGCCCATCCGAATCAAGTGCACCTAACTGTTAATATAGTCTCATGGACGACACCTTTCAAGAGGAAGCGGCATGGTCTCTGCTCCACGTGGCTAGTGGCACTCGATCCACAAGAGAGTAGAG GAGTCGTCATCCCTTCTTGGATCCACCGAGGCTGTTTGCCTCCACCACCTCCATCTCTTCCACTTATACTCATCGGCCCAGGAACTGGCTGTGCACCATTCCGAGCATTTATAGAACAAAGGGCAGTACAAAATACAAAAGGGCCAACTTCCCCAgttctcttcttcttcggctgtaGGAGTCAGGAAAGCGACTTCCTATATGAGCACTTCTGGTTATCTCATTCTCAGAACCACGGAGTTTTATCCAAGGAGAAGGGTGGTGGCTTCTTTGTGGCTTTCTCTAGAGATCAGCCGAAAAAGATCTATGTGCAGCATAAGATTAGGGAAGAAAGTGCGAGAATTTGGAGGCTGTTGAATGCAGGAGCTGCGATATATATTGCTGGGTCTTCCACGAAAATGCCCACAGATGTTACTTCGGCAGTTGAAGACGTTATTGTGAAAGAGAGCGGGATGTCAAAAGAGTCGGCTTCGAGATGGCTCAGGGCATTGGAAAAAGCTGGTAGATTCAATACCGAAGCATGGTCGtga
- the LOC109722171 gene encoding NADPH-dependent diflavin oxidoreductase 1 isoform X4, with amino-acid sequence MSFYATAEHEKEKLQHFASPEGRDDLYQYNQKERRTVLEVLEDFPSVQMPFEWLVQLVPPLKKRAFSISSSPLAHPNQVHLTVNIVSWTTPFKRKRHGLCSTWLVALDPQESRGVVIPSWIHRGCLPPPPPSLPLILIGPGTGCAPFRAFIEQRAVQNTKGPTSPVLFFFGCRSQESDFLYEHFWLSHSQNHGVLSKEKGGGFFVAFSRDQPKKIYVQHKIREESARIWRLLNAGAAIYIAGSSTKMPTDVTSAVEDVIVKESGMSKESASRWLRALEKAGRFNTEAWS; translated from the exons ATGAGCTTTTATGCCACTGCCGAACATGAGAAGGAAAAGCTCCAACACTTTGCCTCTCCTGAAGGAAGGGATGATCTATACCAGTATAACCAGAAGGAGCGTAGAACTGTTTTAGAG GTACTAGAAGATTTTCCATCTGTGCAAATGCCATTTGAGTGGCTGGTACAGCTAGTCCCTCCACTAAAGAAAAGAGCATTTTCTATATCTTCCTCTCCCTTGGCCCATCCGAATCAAGTGCACCTAACTGTTAATATAGTCTCATGGACGACACCTTTCAAGAGGAAGCGGCATGGTCTCTGCTCCACGTGGCTAGTGGCACTCGATCCACAAGAGAGTAGAG GAGTCGTCATCCCTTCTTGGATCCACCGAGGCTGTTTGCCTCCACCACCTCCATCTCTTCCACTTATACTCATCGGCCCAGGAACTGGCTGTGCACCATTCCGAGCATTTATAGAACAAAGGGCAGTACAAAATACAAAAGGGCCAACTTCCCCAgttctcttcttcttcggctgtaGGAGTCAGGAAAGCGACTTCCTATATGAGCACTTCTGGTTATCTCATTCTCAGAACCACGGAGTTTTATCCAAGGAGAAGGGTGGTGGCTTCTTTGTGGCTTTCTCTAGAGATCAGCCGAAAAAGATCTATGTGCAGCATAAGATTAGGGAAGAAAGTGCGAGAATTTGGAGGCTGTTGAATGCAGGAGCTGCGATATATATTGCTGGGTCTTCCACGAAAATGCCCACAGATGTTACTTCGGCAGTTGAAGACGTTATTGTGAAAGAGAGCGGGATGTCAAAAGAGTCGGCTTCGAGATGGCTCAGGGCATTGGAAAAAGCTGGTAGATTCAATACCGAAGCATGGTCGtga